In Massilia antarctica, the following are encoded in one genomic region:
- a CDS encoding SMI1/KNR4 family protein, translating to MKMLSELVSLLSAYVDDTIPVAESEIRQFAEDQNIALREDHLQFLMRFGCAPDERPNIFTWYEGDFDFDLLKSVYLDDDPDMALPPGTTFFGSNFVGDSLCIDITSGKIHAYDQGERFGPVHETIDGFLLRCLVSVYDEKAFSGKTVMRDLEPAEINAFRLNNARQKIMAATCYQLAYQATGTPLILAEYYFIEQQLIALYPPSNSLVTLNGGVLDKLKA from the coding sequence ATGAAAATGTTGAGTGAACTGGTCAGTTTGTTGTCTGCGTATGTTGACGACACGATTCCCGTGGCGGAATCGGAGATTCGACAATTTGCCGAAGATCAAAATATCGCTTTGCGTGAAGACCATCTGCAATTTTTGATGCGGTTCGGCTGTGCGCCCGATGAGCGGCCCAACATTTTTACGTGGTATGAAGGTGATTTCGATTTTGACCTGCTGAAAAGCGTCTACCTCGACGACGATCCTGACATGGCGTTGCCGCCGGGGACGACCTTCTTCGGATCGAATTTTGTCGGCGATTCGTTGTGCATCGATATCACGTCGGGAAAGATCCATGCCTATGACCAGGGTGAGCGATTTGGCCCGGTGCATGAAACGATCGATGGCTTTCTTCTCAGGTGCCTGGTATCCGTCTACGATGAGAAAGCGTTTTCCGGCAAGACCGTCATGCGGGATCTGGAGCCGGCAGAGATCAACGCATTCAGATTGAACAACGCGAGGCAAAAAATCATGGCGGCCACCTGCTATCAACTGGCATACCAGGCGACCGGCACGCCGCTCATTCTTGCCGAGTATTATTTTATCGAACAGCAACTGATCGCCTTGTACCCGCCATCGAACAGTCTGGTCACGCTCAATGGCGGTGTTCTCGATAAGCTCAAGGCCTAG
- a CDS encoding DUF418 domain-containing protein, with amino-acid sequence MGSTAQRLDVVDALRGFAIVSIMLLHNIEHFDLYYVVPDAPAWLAALDKVVWECAFFLFGGKSYAIFALLFGLTFHLQSQARKERGEDFRARYGWRLLILFGFGMLNSMFFHGDILTIYAVLGLCLLPVARMGDGAVLALAAILMLQPYEALVLADALRHPDVKIGDPVSWRYFGRINDYLMGDSILRAWAGNLTNGKLAVIHWSWETGRVFQILSLFMLGMLAGRRGLFAAGPDTLRFWRRTLAAATLLFLPLYTIRTLLPDWVASAALRRPLATIVASWSNFAFMLVLVACFVLLYQGGAATRVLRVLAPLGRMSLTSYFTQSVIGSFIYYGFGLGLYKVTGATLCLMIGALLAALQCAFCAWWLRRHAQGPLEHLWHRATWISARQPA; translated from the coding sequence ATGGGATCAACGGCACAGCGCCTGGACGTGGTCGACGCATTGCGTGGCTTTGCCATCGTCTCGATCATGCTGCTCCATAACATCGAGCACTTCGACCTGTACTACGTCGTACCCGATGCGCCGGCCTGGCTGGCCGCCCTCGACAAAGTCGTGTGGGAGTGCGCCTTCTTCCTTTTCGGCGGCAAATCCTACGCCATCTTCGCGTTGCTGTTCGGCCTGACCTTCCACCTGCAGTCGCAGGCGCGCAAGGAACGCGGCGAGGATTTTCGCGCCCGCTACGGCTGGCGCCTGCTGATCCTGTTCGGCTTCGGCATGCTCAACTCGATGTTCTTCCACGGCGATATCCTCACCATCTACGCGGTGCTCGGCCTGTGCCTGCTGCCGGTGGCGCGCATGGGCGATGGCGCCGTGCTGGCGCTGGCCGCCATCCTGATGCTGCAACCCTACGAGGCGCTGGTGCTGGCCGACGCCCTGCGCCATCCGGACGTAAAGATCGGCGACCCGGTCTCGTGGCGGTATTTCGGCCGGATCAACGATTACCTGATGGGCGACTCGATCCTGCGCGCCTGGGCCGGCAATCTGACCAACGGCAAGCTGGCGGTGATTCACTGGAGCTGGGAAACCGGCCGCGTATTCCAGATCCTGTCGCTGTTCATGCTCGGCATGCTGGCCGGACGGCGCGGCCTGTTCGCGGCGGGCCCGGACACGCTGCGCTTCTGGCGCCGTACCCTGGCCGCCGCCACCTTGCTGTTCCTGCCGCTGTACACCATCCGCACCTTGCTGCCCGACTGGGTGGCCAGCGCCGCGCTGCGCCGGCCCCTGGCCACGATCGTGGCCTCATGGTCGAACTTCGCCTTCATGCTGGTGCTGGTGGCGTGCTTCGTGCTGCTGTACCAGGGCGGTGCGGCGACGCGCGTGCTGCGCGTGCTGGCGCCACTGGGCCGAATGAGCCTGACCAGCTACTTCACGCAATCGGTGATCGGCTCGTTCATCTACTACGGCTTCGGACTGGGACTGTACAAGGTCACCGGCGCCACCCTGTGCCTGATGATCGGCGCCTTGCTGGCGGCGCTGCAGTGCGCGTTCTGCGCCTGGTGGCTCAGGCGCCACGCCCAGGGGCCGCTTGAACACCTGTGGCACCGGGCGACCTGGATAAGCGCGCGCCAGCCGGCATGA
- a CDS encoding phage holin family protein, translated as MRTLPLKHRLCWTWLLSSWGTGASAATSFASDLSSIPLDGVAVAVALSLVGGAAGTLQKIASPEVVIKSLPLEIAKDILISLVAGLVTYSLCAWQEIALLLQPGCITIAAYGGSRVLERYLSAGISRMERLDGRPD; from the coding sequence ATGCGCACCTTACCGTTGAAACACCGGCTTTGCTGGACCTGGCTGCTCTCCTCGTGGGGCACCGGCGCCTCGGCCGCCACCAGCTTTGCCAGCGACCTGTCGAGCATCCCGCTCGATGGCGTCGCCGTCGCCGTCGCGCTGTCCCTGGTCGGCGGCGCGGCCGGCACCTTGCAAAAAATCGCCAGTCCCGAGGTGGTGATCAAGTCGCTGCCGCTCGAAATCGCCAAGGATATCCTGATCTCCCTGGTGGCCGGCCTGGTCACGTACTCGCTGTGCGCGTGGCAGGAGATAGCGCTCCTGCTGCAGCCGGGCTGCATCACCATCGCGGCCTATGGCGGTTCGCGCGTGCTCGAACGCTACCTGTCGGCCGGCATCTCGCGCATGGAGCGCCTCGACGGCAGGCCCGATTAG
- a CDS encoding LexA family transcriptional regulator, with the protein MTISDRLTQAMEEAGFQSQSALSRASGVPQPTINRILNRSGTRGPEAATLAALAAACKVAFEWLHEGTGPMARRVAGADGLPREMQPVIVAEDGDPRFVQIKMVTLRLSAGISGFQSDPGHDSGATLPLDAGWVGRNNYIPERLVATRVKGQSMEPTLYEGDIIVINTADNRPVDGAVFAVNYEGEAVVKRLSRDAGEWWLESDNSDKRKYHRKVCRGSDCIIVGRVVRKESDRI; encoded by the coding sequence ATGACTATTTCAGACCGCCTGACACAAGCGATGGAAGAAGCCGGTTTCCAGTCGCAGAGCGCCTTGTCGCGCGCCTCCGGCGTGCCGCAGCCGACCATCAACCGCATTCTCAACCGCAGCGGCACGCGCGGTCCGGAAGCGGCTACCCTGGCGGCGCTGGCGGCGGCCTGCAAGGTGGCGTTCGAGTGGCTGCACGAGGGCACCGGGCCGATGGCGCGCCGTGTCGCCGGGGCCGATGGACTGCCAAGGGAAATGCAGCCGGTGATCGTGGCGGAAGACGGCGATCCGCGCTTCGTGCAGATCAAGATGGTGACCTTGCGCCTGTCGGCGGGCATCAGCGGTTTTCAGTCCGATCCCGGGCACGATAGCGGCGCTACCCTGCCGCTCGACGCCGGCTGGGTGGGACGCAACAACTATATTCCCGAACGCCTGGTGGCCACGCGTGTCAAAGGCCAAAGCATGGAGCCAACCTTGTACGAGGGCGACATCATCGTGATCAACACGGCCGACAATCGCCCGGTCGATGGGGCGGTGTTCGCCGTCAATTACGAGGGCGAGGCGGTGGTCAAGCGGCTCTCGCGCGATGCGGGGGAATGGTGGCTGGAGTCCGATAATTCGGACAAGCGCAAGTACCACCGCAAGGTGTGCCGGGGCAGCGACTGCATCATCGTGGGGCGCGTGGTGCGCAAGGAGAGTGACCGGATCTGA
- the trmB gene encoding tRNA (guanosine(46)-N7)-methyltransferase TrmB, which produces MLYDPTEHRIRSFVTRAGRLSIAQARALEELGPKFLVEYTKAPLDFEQAFGRKAPVILEIGFGMGDTTSHIAKGMPEKDFIGVEVHTPGVGSLLKQIGEQGLTNLRLIQHDAVEVLKQMIPAGSLAGVHVFFPDPWHKARHNKRRLLQPPFVKLLAERLAPGGYLHCATDWEDYAVQMLDVLGAEALLQNTAEAYAPQPAYRPLTKFENRGIKLGHGVWDLVFTKK; this is translated from the coding sequence ATGTTGTACGACCCGACCGAACACCGGATCCGCAGTTTTGTCACGCGCGCCGGCCGCCTGTCGATCGCGCAGGCGCGCGCGCTGGAAGAGCTGGGACCGAAGTTCCTGGTCGAGTACACCAAGGCGCCGCTCGACTTCGAGCAAGCCTTCGGCCGCAAGGCCCCGGTGATCCTCGAAATCGGCTTCGGCATGGGCGACACCACCTCGCACATCGCCAAGGGCATGCCGGAGAAGGATTTCATCGGCGTCGAAGTGCACACACCCGGCGTGGGCAGCCTGCTCAAGCAGATCGGCGAACAGGGCCTGACCAACCTGCGCCTGATCCAGCACGATGCCGTCGAAGTGCTCAAGCAGATGATCCCCGCCGGCTCGCTGGCCGGCGTGCACGTGTTCTTTCCCGACCCCTGGCACAAGGCGCGCCACAACAAGCGCCGCCTGCTGCAGCCGCCGTTCGTCAAGCTGCTGGCCGAGCGCCTCGCGCCCGGCGGCTACCTGCACTGCGCCACCGACTGGGAAGACTACGCGGTCCAGATGCTCGACGTGCTGGGCGCCGAAGCGCTGCTGCAAAACACGGCCGAGGCTTATGCGCCGCAGCCGGCCTACCGTCCCCTGACCAAGTTCGAAAACCGCGGCATCAAGCTCGGTCACGGCGTCTGGGACCTGGTCTTTACCAAAAAATAA
- a CDS encoding SGNH/GDSL hydrolase family protein, which produces MKHFLNALLLSLTFSTSAHGAENAHWSAAWTAVPDSPGPALTAQTIRQVVRTSIAGSKVRIRLSNLYGTTPVTLGPVHLGAHAGGAQVQAGTDHPLTFAGKQTVTIATGDSVLSDSVDMQVPALRNLVVSIYLPQQIGVSTIHGAGMQTAFMTTAGDLTAAQSFSAEQTDDSRYFLTDVEVLPALASRTFVVLGDSITDGIGSANDSNARWTDALATRLQGDPRLASIAVVNAGIAGNRLLNDAAEPFVGPSALSRFKRDVLDKPGVHWVLVHEGINDITAAQMLTAAKDQVSAAQIIGGMQTMTARARKNGVKVWGGTLLPFEGTQRFYSEAAEAKRQAVNAWIRSPGAFDAVVDFDLALRDPVHPGRLQPDFDSGDHLHPNEAGYRMMANASDLRLLVAQPQPSDGGRKTIPAGSAAGR; this is translated from the coding sequence ATGAAACATTTTCTGAATGCCCTTCTTTTATCTTTAACGTTCAGTACATCGGCGCACGGTGCGGAGAATGCGCACTGGAGCGCGGCCTGGACTGCGGTACCCGATTCTCCGGGCCCTGCGCTGACAGCGCAGACGATCCGTCAAGTGGTCCGGACCAGCATTGCTGGGTCGAAAGTCCGCATTCGCTTGTCCAACCTCTACGGCACCACGCCAGTGACGCTCGGTCCTGTGCACCTGGGAGCGCATGCCGGAGGCGCCCAAGTCCAGGCCGGCACTGATCATCCGCTTACGTTTGCCGGCAAGCAGACCGTGACAATCGCGACGGGTGACAGCGTGCTCAGCGATTCAGTCGACATGCAGGTACCGGCTTTACGCAACCTGGTGGTGAGCATTTACTTGCCTCAGCAAATCGGGGTATCGACCATTCATGGCGCCGGAATGCAGACTGCGTTCATGACGACAGCCGGCGATCTTACCGCTGCGCAGAGTTTTTCCGCGGAGCAGACCGACGACAGCCGCTATTTTTTAACGGACGTCGAGGTTCTTCCGGCCCTTGCGTCACGCACGTTTGTCGTGCTGGGCGATTCGATCACAGATGGCATCGGATCCGCAAACGACAGTAATGCACGCTGGACCGATGCGCTGGCGACACGCCTGCAGGGTGATCCCAGGCTCGCCTCGATCGCGGTCGTCAATGCCGGCATTGCTGGCAACCGGCTCCTGAACGATGCGGCCGAACCCTTCGTTGGTCCAAGTGCACTGTCGCGTTTCAAGCGCGATGTGCTCGATAAGCCTGGGGTGCATTGGGTTCTGGTTCACGAAGGAATCAACGACATTACCGCAGCGCAAATGCTGACCGCCGCCAAGGACCAGGTATCGGCTGCGCAGATCATCGGCGGCATGCAGACCATGACTGCGCGCGCGCGGAAAAACGGGGTGAAAGTCTGGGGGGGCACCTTGTTGCCCTTCGAAGGCACCCAGCGCTTCTACTCCGAGGCGGCAGAGGCCAAGCGCCAGGCGGTGAATGCCTGGATTCGTAGCCCTGGCGCATTTGATGCCGTTGTCGACTTCGACCTGGCCTTGCGCGACCCTGTGCACCCCGGGCGGCTACAGCCGGACTTCGACAGCGGCGATCATCTTCATCCCAATGAGGCGGGTTACAGGATGATGGCAAACGCGAGCGACCTGCGCCTTCTTGTAGCGCAACCGCAGCCCAGCGATGGGGGCCGAAAGACCATCCCGGCAGGGTCCGCTGCGGGGCGATAA
- a CDS encoding DcrB-related protein: MRRSSAMPQRGRAVLGQKDGCAARKTAWARAHIREPRQGYPLLPLREDIVTHYHSNHATFELPAQLKDKTMHMFTLSDTGPSEFSVVLSHADAQAEDTLSNFSERLLAELGKALPDFHLAGSFERTLDDTPAIELAYRWRNDSNLMHQRQVIVLLPGVQEGSQQALLIAATCVQAFSDEWNAAFDGMLASVKLRHKATSAGSAVTPAPLVSTVYALSERRRTLHAFATLDEACRKIDAREVEQDAWAFFDAAGSPLHANVVVPNSGTLWRKAGSYTLEPRPERTAPGLRDQLHLAAVFVAGSPAVRLSSIADVQATLGQPVQI, encoded by the coding sequence GTTCTTGGACAGAAGGACGGCTGCGCCGCCCGCAAGACAGCGTGGGCACGTGCCCACATCAGAGAGCCACGACAGGGTTACCCCCTACTACCATTGCGAGAGGACATAGTGACGCACTATCACAGCAATCACGCCACGTTTGAGCTTCCGGCCCAGCTCAAAGACAAAACAATGCACATGTTCACGCTCAGCGATACCGGGCCCAGCGAATTTAGTGTCGTCCTGTCGCACGCGGACGCGCAAGCGGAGGATACCTTGAGCAATTTCAGCGAGCGTCTGCTGGCTGAACTGGGCAAGGCATTGCCGGACTTTCATCTGGCCGGCTCGTTCGAACGCACCCTCGACGACACCCCCGCTATCGAATTGGCTTACCGCTGGCGCAACGACAGCAACCTGATGCACCAGCGCCAGGTCATCGTCTTGCTGCCCGGTGTGCAAGAGGGTAGCCAGCAAGCCCTGCTGATCGCTGCAACCTGTGTGCAGGCATTCAGCGACGAGTGGAACGCCGCCTTCGACGGCATGCTGGCCAGCGTCAAGCTGCGCCACAAGGCAACTTCAGCCGGCAGCGCCGTCACGCCAGCGCCCCTGGTGTCGACCGTGTACGCGCTATCCGAACGGCGCCGCACCTTGCATGCCTTCGCCACGCTGGACGAGGCGTGCCGCAAGATCGACGCCCGCGAAGTGGAACAGGATGCCTGGGCCTTCTTCGACGCCGCAGGCAGCCCTTTGCACGCCAATGTCGTCGTACCCAATAGCGGTACGCTGTGGCGCAAGGCGGGCAGCTACACGCTCGAACCGCGCCCCGAGCGGACCGCGCCCGGCTTGCGCGACCAGTTGCACCTGGCAGCGGTTTTCGTGGCCGGCTCGCCCGCGGTGCGGCTCTCCAGCATCGCCGACGTCCAGGCCACGCTCGGCCAACCGGTGCAGATCTAG
- a CDS encoding PAAR domain-containing protein, whose translation MSQAARLGDPIGHSPTMNWLIAGAVAAATIAVVGVAIVGTGGLAAVAIIGGAAAGGAGIGEALSTMSFAPKEVCGKIAGPCSMNVFTNGRPAARAHLDMTACLKHPQAPLPIATGSATVFINGLPAARVDDTIACSAVITDGSANVFIGGGSVQTDAISPENLVPPALHAALLVVGVASAVILAGPVVAVAGLALGIGGGMAGGWVGGKIFGEGSDGQKWSALGGSLIGGLLGGKGGAALANRGLPRPVTPGWGFVKGGLPGMRAAGAAGAADAEAAAQALAEQTAAANRPPPPAPSVFDMRTPAAQTAADNVVAVMKGTVSPTKSPVVQVFTHENGTVSVGLSGDIAAPSTASRVAAVQAALDKKYGPGIYKVGTTTLNESNGIVRAVDADGNVIGNAPGVCAEPKASTAAAQNQSPINGSATVWRGKGPNPHTYTGDKAGSLSGDQMNPCATCGTPHNQGIYNNAANGGGNVE comes from the coding sequence ATGTCGCAAGCTGCGCGCCTGGGCGATCCGATCGGCCATAGTCCCACCATGAACTGGCTGATCGCGGGGGCGGTTGCCGCCGCCACCATCGCCGTTGTCGGGGTGGCGATCGTGGGGACCGGCGGCTTGGCCGCGGTCGCCATTATCGGCGGCGCCGCGGCCGGCGGCGCCGGTATCGGCGAGGCGCTCAGTACCATGAGCTTCGCGCCCAAGGAAGTGTGCGGGAAGATCGCCGGCCCGTGCTCGATGAATGTGTTTACCAACGGCCGGCCGGCAGCACGGGCACACCTCGACATGACGGCTTGCCTGAAACATCCGCAAGCTCCCTTGCCGATCGCCACCGGCAGCGCGACGGTCTTCATCAACGGTTTGCCGGCCGCCCGGGTCGACGATACGATTGCCTGCAGCGCAGTCATCACCGATGGCTCAGCGAACGTGTTTATCGGCGGCGGCAGCGTCCAGACCGACGCCATCAGTCCCGAAAACCTGGTTCCGCCGGCACTGCACGCGGCCTTGCTGGTGGTGGGTGTGGCCTCGGCCGTGATCCTGGCCGGCCCGGTGGTCGCGGTCGCCGGCCTCGCGCTGGGCATCGGCGGGGGCATGGCGGGTGGTTGGGTTGGCGGCAAGATCTTCGGCGAAGGGAGCGATGGCCAGAAATGGTCGGCCCTGGGCGGCAGCCTGATCGGCGGCCTGCTTGGAGGAAAAGGGGGGGCCGCGCTCGCCAACAGGGGGCTGCCGCGTCCGGTCACGCCGGGTTGGGGCTTCGTCAAAGGTGGACTGCCGGGCATGCGCGCGGCCGGCGCCGCGGGCGCTGCCGATGCTGAAGCCGCGGCGCAGGCACTCGCCGAGCAGACCGCGGCGGCAAATCGTCCGCCTCCGCCAGCGCCGTCGGTGTTCGACATGCGCACCCCCGCAGCGCAGACGGCGGCCGATAACGTCGTCGCCGTCATGAAGGGCACGGTGTCACCAACCAAATCGCCTGTGGTGCAAGTTTTCACTCACGAAAATGGTACGGTGAGTGTCGGCCTGTCGGGCGACATCGCTGCGCCATCCACGGCAAGCAGGGTCGCCGCAGTCCAGGCTGCGCTGGATAAAAAATATGGTCCAGGAATCTATAAGGTGGGTACCACGACGCTGAACGAGTCGAACGGCATCGTGCGAGCCGTCGATGCCGACGGCAATGTGATCGGTAACGCACCCGGCGTTTGTGCGGAGCCAAAGGCGTCCACGGCGGCGGCGCAAAATCAAAGCCCCATCAACGGCAGCGCCACCGTATGGCGCGGCAAGGGCCCCAACCCGCATACCTATACGGGTGACAAGGCCGGTTCCTTGTCAGGCGATCAGATGAATCCATGCGCCACCTGCGGCACGCCGCACAACCAGGGGATTTATAATAATGCCGCCAACGGCGGCGGGAACGTGGAGTGA
- a CDS encoding helix-turn-helix domain-containing protein, which translates to MDKDISTLLREIKDASGWTEMRMATALGTTQPTVSRILNGQADCKIATFHAICALHALKCPPARASGPLT; encoded by the coding sequence ATGGACAAAGACATCTCCACCCTCTTACGGGAAATCAAGGACGCAAGCGGGTGGACGGAGATGCGCATGGCAACGGCACTGGGCACCACCCAGCCGACCGTCAGCCGCATCCTGAATGGCCAGGCGGACTGCAAGATCGCCACCTTTCACGCCATCTGCGCCCTGCACGCGCTGAAATGTCCACCCGCCCGCGCAAGCGGACCGCTGACCTGA